One region of Vitis vinifera cultivar Pinot Noir 40024 chromosome 1, ASM3070453v1 genomic DNA includes:
- the LOC100257576 gene encoding probable potassium transporter 17 isoform X3 has protein sequence MFWTLTLIGVVKYASIALKADDQGEGGTFALYSLLCRNLNIGILPSKCMDSNSKVSHSSGHEGAKDHSRLGKFFEKSIIARRVLLFIAMLGTCMLIGDGILTPAISVLSAMDGIRAPFPSVSKSLVEAISAAVLILLFLMQKFGTSRVSFLFSPIMGAWTITTPLVGIYSIVQHYPSIFKALSPHYIFHFFWRRGKDGWLLLGGTVLCITGSEALFADLGHFSRPSIQIAFFLTIYPSLVLTYAGQTAYLIKNPNDHDDGFYKFIPTPIYWPIFIIATSAAIVASQSLISATFSIIKQSVVLDYFPRVKVVHTSPSKEGEVYSPEINYILMILCVLVILIFGDGKDIGNAFGVVVSLVMLITTILLTLVMIMIWRTPPVLVALYFFVFFVMEGVYVSAVFTKFLEGGWIPFAISLILAFIMFGWFYGRQRKIEYELTHKISLDRLEQLLSDTGVQRVPGLCFFYTNIQDGLTPVLGHYIKNMKSLHKVTIFTTLSYLLVPKVAQHERIVVDKLGLKGVYGCVIQYGYADSLNLEGDDFVSLVTNSLQAYIQKDTDPEIEEEILDLEEARRSGVVHIRGKARFYTGKSCRWFDRIMLAFYEVLHSNCRTALPALGVPLPQRIEVGMLYEA, from the exons GAGGAACCTTTGCCTTGTATTCGTTACTCTGTAGGAATTTGAATATTGGAATCCTACCTTCCAAGTGCATGGATTCAAACTCAAAGGTTTCTCATTCCAGCGGGCATGAGGGTGCGAAGGATCATAGTAGGCttgggaaattttttgaaaaaagtatAATTGCCAGAAGGGTGTTACTTTTTATAGCTATGTTAGGCACGTGCATGCTAATTGGTGATGGCATACTTACTCCTGCAATCTCAG TCTTGTCAGCAATGGATGGGATACGTGCACCTTTCCCTTCTGTCAGTAAAT CTTTGGTGGAAGCTATTTCTGCAGCAGTCCTAATTCTTCTGTTCCTGATGCAAAAGTTTGGAACCTCACGAGTGAGCTTCCTTTTTTCCCCCATCATGGGTGCATGGACCATCACGACTCCACTTGTAGGAATTTATAGCATTGTACAACATTACCCAAGTATATTCAAGGCTTTGTCACCGCATTACATCTTCCATTTCTTttggagaagaggaaaagatGGCTGGCTGTTGCTTGGTGGTACCGTCCTTTGCATCACTG GCTCTGAAGCGTTGTTTGCGGATCTCGGACATTTCAGCAGGCCCTCAATTCAG ATTGCCTTTTTTCTCACCATATATCCATCTCTGGTTTTGACATATGCCGGGCAAACAGCATACCTGATCAAGAACCCCAATGATCATGATGATGGATTTTACAAGTTTATACCAACTCCAATCTACTGGCCAATTTTCATCATAGCCACATCGGCTGCTATTGTTGCAAGCCAGTCCCTAATATCAGCAACCTTTTCTATTATCAAGCAATCTGTAGTACTGGATTATTTTCCCCGGGTGAAAGTGGTGCACACCTCCCCTAGCAAAGAAGGCGAGGTTTACTCCCCAGAAATAAACTATATCCTGATGATTCTTTGTGTTCTTGTGATACTAATTTTTGGGGATGGAAAAGATATCGGAAATGCTTTTG GTGTTGTTGTTAGTTTAGTGATGCTGATCACCACTATATTACTCACATTGGTCATGATCATGATATGGAGAACTCCACCAGTCCTGGTTGCCCTCTACTTCTTCGTTTTTTTTGTGATGGAGGGTGTTTATGTGAGTGCTGTCTTCACAAAATTTCTAGAGGGAGGATGGATTCCTTTTGCCATTTCCTTGATACTTGCCTTCATAATGTTTGGGTGGTTCTATGGGAGGCAGAGAAAAATAGAATACGAGTTGACCCACAAGATAAGCTTGGACAGACTTGAACAGCTCTTATCTGACACAGGTGTCCAGAGGGTTCCTGGATTGTGCTTCTTTTACACCAATATTCAAGATGGTCTGACTCCAGTTCTGGGACATTACATAAAGAACATGAAATCCCTTCACAAGGTCACCATTTTCACTACCCTGAGTTACTTGTTGGTTCCAAAGGTTGCTCAACATGAGAGGATTGTCGTCGACAAACTGGGCCTCAAAGGGGTGTATGGGTGTGTGATTCAATATGGCTATGCAGATTCTCTTAATCTTGAAGGTGATGATTTTGTAAGTCTAGTGACCAATAGCTTGCAGGCTTATATACAGAAAGACACTGATCCGGAGATTGAAGAAGAGATTTTGGACTTGGAAGAGGCAAGGCGGTCTGGAGTGGTTCATATTCGAGGCAAGGCGAGGTTTTATACAGGCAAGAGTTGTAGATGGTTTGATAGAATCATGCTCGCATTTTATGAAGTTCTGCACAGTAATTGTAGGACTGCACTGCCTGCTTTGGGGGTTCCTCTGCCTCAGCGCATTGAAGTTGGAATGCTTTATGAGGCTTGA